The following proteins are encoded in a genomic region of Desulfurococcaceae archaeon:
- a CDS encoding 30S ribosomal protein S30e yields MPTHGSLTKAGKVRSQTPKIPPKPRKNKPPRVRNRVEYVRRFMKAQAVAESVPS; encoded by the coding sequence GTGCCAACCCATGGCTCACTTACAAAAGCAGGTAAGGTTAGAAGCCAAACGCCCAAGATACCGCCCAAGCCCAGGAAAAACAAACCTCCAAGAGTTAGGAACAGGGTAGAGTACGTTAGGAGGTTTATGAAGGCTCAAGCGGTTGCCGAGTCCGTGCCTTCGTAA